One segment of Clostridium ljungdahlii DSM 13528 DNA contains the following:
- a CDS encoding alpha/beta fold hydrolase yields MRNRNNRLICTSEYVSINGIDQFLYHLGTSFDNPVMLFLHGGPGSAESLFTGLFQDRWEEIYTVVHWDQRGAGKTLTKNPDKLPTIDLMLQDLFEVIQYLKKKYNKKKVVIFGHSWGSVLGSIFIRKHPEEAEYYIGAGQVIGMVENEQVAYNKLKEVIEQAGDKKSLKKLESVGEYPGSKIVFDKEFLRKCNIVHKLLGKYKLGMEMGIDIWIAMFKSPIFKFSDIIAFMKIFKANSKVHSFLGDFNLRRESKEYKVPVYYILGERDWQAPRVVAEDYFKDIKAPSKDIFIIPNAGHFLMMDQPDLVFDALSKISKKEKSRQYSNN; encoded by the coding sequence ATGAGAAATAGAAACAACAGGTTAATATGTACTTCTGAATATGTAAGTATTAATGGAATAGATCAGTTTCTGTATCATCTAGGAACAAGCTTTGATAATCCTGTGATGCTATTTTTGCATGGAGGGCCAGGCTCTGCAGAATCCCTATTTACAGGATTATTTCAAGATAGATGGGAAGAAATATATACTGTAGTTCATTGGGACCAGAGGGGTGCTGGGAAGACCCTCACGAAAAATCCAGATAAACTTCCTACAATAGATTTAATGCTTCAGGATTTATTTGAAGTTATCCAGTATCTTAAGAAAAAATATAACAAGAAAAAGGTTGTTATATTTGGCCATTCCTGGGGAAGTGTTTTAGGATCAATATTTATTAGAAAGCACCCGGAAGAAGCAGAATACTATATTGGTGCTGGACAGGTTATTGGTATGGTGGAAAATGAGCAGGTAGCCTATAATAAACTTAAAGAAGTTATTGAGCAGGCAGGCGATAAAAAATCATTGAAGAAGCTTGAGAGCGTAGGTGAATATCCTGGCAGCAAGATTGTTTTTGACAAAGAGTTTTTGAGAAAATGTAATATAGTTCATAAGCTTCTGGGTAAATATAAATTAGGTATGGAAATGGGCATTGATATATGGATAGCTATGTTTAAGAGTCCCATTTTTAAGTTCTCCGATATTATAGCATTTATGAAAATCTTTAAGGCAAATTCAAAGGTTCACAGTTTTCTTGGTGACTTTAATTTACGCAGAGAATCGAAAGAATATAAGGTGCCAGTATATTATATTTTGGGAGAAAGGGACTGGCAAGCTCCCCGTGTTGTAGCTGAAGATTATTTTAAAGATATAAAGGCTCCAAGTAAAGATATATTCATAATTCCTAATGCAGGACATTTCTTGATGATGGATCAGCCTGACCTGGTTTTTGATGCATTATCAAAAATAAGTAAGAAAGAAAAAAGTAGACAATATTCCAATAATTAA
- the uvrA gene encoding excinuclease ABC subunit UvrA has translation MIVIKGAKHHNLKNVSLKLPKNKLIVFTGVSGSGKSTLVFDIIHAEAQRRFIKGLSTFAKRSVGKIEKPKVEYISGLTPSLAIEQKSVSSNPRSTVGTLTEISDYLRLLYSRIGIRTCENCKTEIKTLLYKNKKSECPNCHTFIKPLMSAHFSSNTPQGMCPHCKGLGVTQEVDLKLLIGDGSLSILDGAINWFGNLRENNKTTWPTGPLDIVFDHYNLDIETPWRDLPKSFQDVILYGSGEEKLEYPSIMGGKTTLKPVKGIVTELTRLYYETDSEVTRKKYAQFMSFNTCSVCKGTKLSKEANSVRIGKRTISEVSNMSVREALSFIKDVYEHVPNSIFKVSEEIILEIYKRLSFLNDVGLHYLSLNRSAPTLSGGEGQRVRLAAQLSSEITGITYVLDEPSTGLHPRDLENLVSTLLKLRDKGNTVIVVEHDEEIIKHADYIVDIGPYAGILGGEIIAQGSLDAIKNNSNSLTGKYLSKTLKVNDTMYNNLENNKFLTIKGADLNNLRSVTANFRLNTLNVVTGVSGSGKSSLISRTLKPVLENLLNKADNKGEHYSEILGYEDLDKVINVSQEPIGRTPRSNPATYIGVFDKIRKVFANTKYAKEHHMSFDYFSFNSIKGRCPYCEGQGQIKIEMHFLPDVWIECDECGGRRFKEEVLKNEINGKNIADVLDMDANEASEFFKDYKDIHLILEVLKEVGLGYIKLGQSATTLSGGEAQRVKLAKELSRKAKGKTVYIFDEPTNGLHFHDVSQLLAIFDKLLRAGHTLIVIEHNLDVIKAAGWIVDMGPEGGKDGGKVIVEGTLKDVINSKESFTGRAIKQMKSIKNLTRC, from the coding sequence ATGATTGTTATAAAAGGCGCAAAGCATCATAATCTTAAAAACGTTTCTTTGAAACTCCCAAAGAATAAGCTCATTGTATTTACTGGAGTCAGTGGAAGCGGAAAATCTACTTTAGTATTTGATATAATACATGCTGAAGCACAACGAAGATTTATTAAAGGTTTATCCACCTTTGCAAAAAGAAGTGTGGGAAAAATTGAAAAACCAAAGGTTGAATATATTTCAGGCTTAACCCCATCCCTTGCTATAGAGCAAAAAAGTGTAAGCAGCAATCCACGCTCTACCGTTGGAACCTTGACGGAAATTTCTGATTACCTGCGTCTTTTATATTCCAGAATAGGGATTAGAACCTGTGAAAATTGTAAAACGGAAATAAAAACACTGCTTTATAAAAATAAAAAAAGTGAATGTCCTAATTGTCATACCTTTATTAAACCTCTTATGTCAGCACATTTCAGTTCCAATACTCCTCAGGGAATGTGCCCTCATTGTAAGGGACTTGGCGTTACGCAGGAAGTTGATTTAAAGCTTTTAATTGGTGATGGAAGCTTAAGTATTTTAGATGGAGCTATTAATTGGTTTGGAAATCTTAGAGAAAATAATAAAACTACATGGCCAACAGGGCCTTTAGATATTGTTTTTGATCATTATAATTTAGACATTGAAACGCCCTGGAGAGATTTACCTAAGAGTTTTCAAGATGTAATACTGTATGGTTCAGGAGAAGAAAAGCTGGAGTATCCATCTATAATGGGAGGTAAAACTACACTTAAACCGGTTAAGGGAATTGTTACGGAGTTAACTAGACTTTATTATGAAACAGATTCCGAGGTAACAAGAAAAAAGTATGCACAATTTATGAGTTTCAATACTTGCAGTGTCTGCAAGGGTACAAAACTATCAAAAGAAGCAAATAGCGTCAGGATAGGAAAAAGAACAATATCGGAGGTTTCAAATATGTCTGTGAGAGAAGCTTTAAGCTTTATCAAAGATGTATATGAACATGTTCCAAATTCTATATTCAAGGTGTCAGAGGAAATAATTTTAGAGATATATAAGAGATTATCTTTTTTAAATGATGTTGGTCTTCACTATTTATCTTTAAACAGGAGTGCACCTACCTTATCTGGAGGTGAAGGACAGAGGGTGAGGCTGGCTGCACAGCTTAGCAGTGAGATTACAGGTATAACTTATGTTTTAGATGAGCCATCAACAGGACTGCATCCGCGGGATTTAGAAAATCTAGTAAGCACACTTTTAAAGTTAAGAGATAAGGGAAATACAGTAATTGTTGTAGAACATGATGAAGAAATAATTAAGCATGCAGATTATATTGTAGATATAGGCCCTTATGCAGGAATTTTAGGTGGAGAAATAATAGCACAGGGAAGCTTAGATGCTATTAAAAATAATAGTAATTCATTAACGGGAAAATATTTGAGTAAAACTTTAAAAGTCAATGATACTATGTATAACAATTTGGAAAATAATAAATTCCTTACAATAAAAGGTGCAGACTTAAATAATTTAAGAAGCGTTACAGCAAACTTCAGGTTAAATACATTAAATGTTGTAACAGGAGTCAGTGGCAGTGGAAAAAGCAGCTTAATAAGCAGAACTTTAAAGCCTGTTTTAGAAAATTTATTAAATAAAGCGGATAATAAGGGAGAACATTACAGTGAAATATTAGGATATGAAGACTTAGATAAGGTTATAAATGTTTCGCAGGAGCCTATAGGAAGAACTCCAAGATCTAATCCAGCTACTTATATAGGAGTGTTTGATAAAATACGAAAAGTTTTTGCAAATACAAAGTATGCTAAGGAACACCATATGAGCTTTGATTATTTTAGCTTTAATTCAATAAAAGGAAGATGCCCCTATTGTGAAGGGCAAGGTCAAATAAAAATAGAAATGCACTTTTTACCAGATGTATGGATAGAGTGTGATGAATGTGGAGGCAGGAGATTTAAAGAAGAAGTGCTTAAAAATGAGATCAATGGTAAGAATATTGCTGATGTGCTTGATATGGATGCCAATGAGGCATCAGAATTCTTTAAAGATTACAAAGATATACATTTAATTCTTGAAGTTTTAAAAGAGGTAGGACTTGGATATATAAAGCTTGGTCAAAGTGCTACAACATTAAGTGGAGGAGAGGCACAAAGAGTAAAACTTGCAAAGGAACTCAGCAGAAAAGCTAAAGGAAAGACGGTATATATATTTGATGAGCCTACAAATGGATTGCATTTTCATGATGTATCCCAGCTACTTGCTATTTTTGATAAACTTCTTAGAGCAGGACATACTCTTATAGTTATAGAACATAATTTAGATGTTATAAAAGCAGCAGGATGGATAGTAGATATGGGGCCAGAAGGCGGAAAAGATGGAGGTAAAGTTATTGTAGAAGGTACTTTGAAAGATGTTATTAACTCAAAGGAAAGCTTTACTGGAAGAGCTATTAAGCAAATGAAAAGTATAAAAAATTTAACAAGATGTTAA
- a CDS encoding 3-deoxy-7-phosphoheptulonate synthase, whose amino-acid sequence MSMEFIKKIPTAQEIIQEMPLPNHIKEIKKNRDIEIKKIFENEDDKFLLIIGPCSADNEDSVCEYIGKLAKVQEKVKDCIIIIPRIYTNKPRTTGEGYKGMAHQPDLHKKPDLVEGIRAIRRMHIKALSEFHMPAADEMLYPENYKYLSDMLSYHAVGARSVEDQQHRFTVSGIDMPVGMKNPTSGDIHVMLNSIKAAQLGHSFIYDGWEIKTSGNPLAHAVLRGAVDSYGRNIPNYHYENLTYLANEYEKQGLLNPAIIVDTNHANSMKLYKEQPRIAREVLMSRKYNSTLKKLIKGFMIESYLVGGKQDVNDNIYGKSITDPCLGWEDTENLIYYIAENV is encoded by the coding sequence ATGAGTATGGAATTTATTAAAAAAATACCTACAGCACAGGAAATTATACAAGAAATGCCTCTGCCGAATCATATTAAAGAAATTAAAAAAAATAGAGATATTGAAATAAAAAAAATTTTTGAAAATGAAGATGACAAATTTCTTCTTATAATAGGGCCTTGTTCTGCAGATAACGAAGATTCTGTTTGCGAATACATTGGAAAGCTTGCAAAAGTTCAAGAAAAAGTAAAGGATTGTATTATCATTATACCTAGAATATATACAAATAAGCCAAGAACCACTGGTGAAGGATATAAAGGAATGGCTCATCAACCAGATCTACATAAAAAACCAGATTTAGTTGAAGGAATAAGAGCAATTAGAAGGATGCATATAAAAGCATTAAGTGAATTTCATATGCCTGCTGCTGATGAAATGCTGTATCCTGAAAATTATAAATATCTTTCAGACATGTTAAGTTATCATGCAGTTGGAGCTCGTTCAGTAGAAGATCAACAGCATAGATTTACTGTAAGCGGTATTGACATGCCTGTAGGAATGAAAAATCCCACCAGTGGAGATATCCATGTAATGTTAAACTCCATTAAAGCAGCACAGCTTGGACATTCTTTTATTTATGATGGTTGGGAGATTAAAACAAGTGGAAACCCTCTTGCACATGCTGTTTTAAGAGGAGCAGTAGACTCTTATGGCAGAAACATTCCAAATTATCATTATGAAAACCTGACTTATCTTGCTAATGAATATGAAAAACAAGGATTATTAAATCCTGCTATTATTGTAGATACAAATCATGCAAATTCAATGAAGCTTTATAAGGAACAACCGAGAATTGCAAGAGAAGTATTAATGAGTAGAAAATATAATTCTACGCTAAAAAAATTGATTAAAGGATTTATGATTGAAAGCTATCTTGTAGGAGGTAAGCAAGACGTAAATGATAATATTTATGGAAAGTCAATAACAGATCCATGCCTGGGCTGGGAGGATACAGAAAATTTAATTTACTATATTGCTGAAAACGTGTAA
- a CDS encoding tyrosine-type recombinase/integrase, giving the protein MERTGNKKIKYFTQEETKSLFNAIINLDNIHAVRDLAIFRVAYRCGLRASEIALIKLEDYNASKGELYCKRLKGSCNNTIRLDKKTKDALDKYIHESNLSSNSEVLFKSQKNRPISRQTLDYLMKKYCSYSNIHDKSKYHFHALKHTTAVHLAESDMDIKELQWWLGHRSVTNTEIYFQFTTKQQEKMYSKLEEKSEMV; this is encoded by the coding sequence ATGGAAAGAACTGGTAATAAAAAAATAAAATATTTTACTCAGGAGGAAACAAAAAGCCTTTTTAACGCTATCATAAATTTAGATAATATACATGCAGTTAGAGATTTAGCAATTTTTAGAGTTGCTTATAGATGTGGTTTAAGAGCATCTGAAATTGCTTTGATTAAATTGGAAGATTATAACGCTTCAAAGGGCGAACTTTACTGTAAAAGACTAAAAGGCAGCTGCAATAATACTATAAGACTTGATAAGAAAACAAAAGATGCATTAGATAAATATATACATGAAAGCAATTTGTCATCTAACTCTGAAGTTCTGTTTAAAAGTCAAAAAAATAGACCTATTTCAAGGCAAACTCTTGATTATCTTATGAAAAAATATTGTTCTTACTCTAATATTCATGATAAGAGTAAATATCATTTTCATGCTCTAAAACATACTACAGCAGTTCATTTAGCAGAGTCCGATATGGATATAAAAGAACTGCAATGGTGGCTCGGACATAGATCTGTTACTAATACAGAAATTTACTTTCAATTTACGACCAAGCAGCAGGAGAAAATGTATTCCAAGCTTGAAGAAAAAAGTGAAATGGTCTAG
- a CDS encoding bifunctional diguanylate cyclase/phosphodiesterase: MCRNDKYSLKDDNVYTYALNTGNVGICKWNIDTGEMAISEKITGYKFNAIKSMNEFINIITYEKDKMMAIQDLDDYINGSLEFYQSTFRIKTKCGDIKWVLLKGKIFKDETESSGVLGVLIFNITNMKFYERWDSLTNLPNRRFFLIKLNNSIKTAKIHNKSGALIYIDINNLKIINHNFGHRFGDWILKSFAKSITVLLGKRGELFRLEGDEFAILVYQFNDIKEIEKMCNKIHKCLKKSFKIMGKEIYISTSLGVTVFPDDSSDPDELLKFCNFTIYRSKGKGKNECTFFDKQKAQPYFRKILIESELKNSIINNELDIFYQPQINALNNKIIGVEALLRWNNNKLGNVPPTEFIPIAEDNGYIVQIGNWVLNKALETACSWKEKGYKFNTISVNVSPIQLKKSDFKSNILNICAKHNVEPSLLGIEITERTLIEIGEDRIELLNELMESGISIAIDDFGTGYSSLNYLINLPINTLKIDKSFIPNIHNDKNKAVIGSIVKLSKYLKYKVITEGVETREQLDEIVSLGCNLIQGYYFSKPLKENKIEDLLKNQSK, translated from the coding sequence ATGTGTAGAAACGATAAATATAGTTTAAAAGATGACAACGTGTATACATATGCACTTAATACAGGAAATGTTGGAATATGTAAATGGAATATAGATACAGGTGAAATGGCTATTTCCGAAAAAATAACAGGATATAAATTTAATGCTATTAAAAGTATGAATGAATTTATTAATATTATAACTTATGAAAAAGACAAAATGATGGCAATACAAGATTTAGATGATTATATTAATGGATCGCTAGAATTTTATCAAAGTACATTTAGAATAAAGACTAAATGTGGGGATATTAAATGGGTTCTGCTTAAGGGGAAAATATTTAAAGATGAAACAGAAAGTTCTGGTGTACTAGGTGTATTAATATTTAATATTACAAATATGAAGTTCTATGAGAGATGGGATAGTCTTACTAATTTACCTAATAGGAGATTTTTTTTAATAAAACTCAATAATTCAATAAAAACGGCTAAAATTCATAATAAAAGCGGCGCACTTATATATATTGATATCAATAATTTGAAAATTATAAATCATAATTTTGGGCACCGCTTTGGTGATTGGATTTTAAAATCGTTTGCAAAATCAATTACTGTATTACTTGGTAAGCGGGGTGAATTATTCAGGTTAGAAGGGGACGAGTTTGCAATACTAGTTTACCAATTTAATGATATAAAAGAAATAGAGAAAATGTGTAATAAAATTCATAAATGTTTAAAAAAGTCTTTTAAAATAATGGGTAAAGAAATTTACATTAGTACAAGTTTAGGGGTAACTGTTTTTCCAGATGATAGTTCTGATCCAGATGAACTATTAAAGTTTTGTAATTTTACAATATATAGATCTAAGGGTAAAGGGAAAAATGAGTGTACCTTTTTTGATAAACAAAAGGCACAACCCTATTTTAGAAAAATTTTAATTGAAAGTGAACTGAAGAATTCAATTATTAATAACGAATTAGATATTTTTTATCAACCTCAAATTAATGCTTTAAATAATAAGATTATTGGTGTTGAAGCACTTTTAAGGTGGAATAATAATAAACTAGGTAATGTACCTCCTACTGAATTTATTCCTATAGCCGAAGATAATGGATACATTGTTCAAATTGGAAACTGGGTTCTAAATAAAGCCTTAGAGACTGCTTGTTCATGGAAAGAAAAGGGCTATAAATTTAACACGATATCTGTAAATGTATCTCCGATTCAATTAAAAAAAAGTGATTTTAAGAGCAATATATTAAACATATGTGCAAAGCACAATGTAGAACCTTCTTTGCTTGGAATAGAAATAACGGAAAGAACTTTAATTGAAATTGGAGAAGATAGGATTGAATTATTAAATGAGCTTATGGAAAGTGGTATAAGCATTGCAATAGACGATTTTGGAACAGGATATTCTTCTTTGAACTATTTAATTAATTTACCTATTAATACATTAAAAATAGACAAGTCATTTATTCCTAATATACATAATGATAAAAACAAAGCTGTAATTGGCAGTATAGTTAAATTATCAAAATATTTAAAATATAAAGTAATCACTGAAGGAGTGGAAACAAGAGAACAGTTAGATGAAATTGTTAGTTTAGGCTGTAATTTGATTCAAGGTTATTATTTTAGTAAACCGCTTAAAGAAAATAAAATTGAGGATTTATTAAAAAATCAAAGTAAATAG
- a CDS encoding methyl-accepting chemotaxis protein: protein MKFFQNIKVRTKLILSFTIMALLIVAAGVTGTTSLKKVSVNSEEMYSNRLQSVYMLTDMKQNLTEIKSDMLQLVYVKDASKKSDLEKDIQINKDEDNKYIENYEKLTKDNTEKQMWAEFKSYSSKYITLRENTIKLIDAGNFDEAAKQYDQIGTTRDAMFSSLNKLISLNNDNAKIKNSSNHSEFLNSNKIMTILMIAGLIFAIGLVLLLNSCIAGPLELAVENIKVIAKGDFTTVVPLGRKDEIGELADVVYMMQKDLTELIKGIMANSQEISASSEELSATVEELSAKAEEIDGAVKNITSGIQENSASSEEITASIEEVDSSINELSGKAAEGSNNANQSKERAVKVKKKGKDAIKEVRNLYEEKKNHMLQAIEEGKVVDDIKIMADTIADISEQTNLLALNAAIEAARAGEQGKGFAVVAERVRQLAEQSSQAVTGIQDTIVKVQNAFKNLSENGNDVLKFINEDVDPQFQDFGNMGSQYYDDSDFVSRMSEEIAAMSEELTATVSQVSNAVQDVAENAQDSSEHSEAIKASIDETAKAIVEVSKTAQSQAELAQKLNEMVQKFKI from the coding sequence GTGAAATTTTTTCAAAATATTAAAGTAAGAACAAAATTGATACTATCTTTTACTATAATGGCTCTATTAATTGTTGCAGCTGGTGTTACAGGTACAACGTCATTAAAGAAAGTAAGTGTAAATTCTGAAGAGATGTACAGTAATAGATTGCAGAGTGTTTATATGCTTACAGACATGAAACAAAATTTAACAGAAATAAAAAGTGATATGCTGCAATTGGTTTATGTGAAAGATGCTTCAAAAAAAAGCGATTTAGAAAAGGATATCCAAATAAATAAGGACGAAGATAATAAATATATTGAGAATTATGAAAAGCTTACTAAAGATAACACAGAAAAACAAATGTGGGCTGAATTTAAAAGTTATTCTAGTAAGTATATAACTTTAAGGGAAAACACTATTAAGCTTATTGATGCAGGAAATTTTGATGAGGCAGCTAAACAATATGATCAGATAGGAACTACAAGAGATGCTATGTTTTCAAGTCTTAATAAGCTAATTAGTTTAAATAATGACAATGCAAAAATCAAAAATTCAAGTAACCATTCTGAATTTTTAAACAGCAATAAAATTATGACTATACTAATGATAGCTGGACTAATATTTGCGATAGGCTTAGTATTATTGCTAAATTCATGCATAGCAGGCCCTTTGGAATTAGCTGTAGAAAATATAAAAGTTATAGCCAAAGGAGATTTTACTACAGTTGTACCACTTGGACGTAAAGATGAAATAGGAGAACTTGCCGATGTAGTATATATGATGCAGAAAGATTTAACTGAGTTAATTAAAGGAATAATGGCAAATTCACAGGAGATTAGTGCATCTAGTGAAGAACTTTCTGCTACAGTAGAAGAGTTATCGGCAAAAGCAGAGGAGATAGATGGTGCAGTAAAGAATATAACATCTGGAATTCAGGAAAACAGTGCATCATCAGAAGAAATAACAGCCTCTATTGAAGAAGTGGATTCTAGTATTAATGAACTGTCTGGTAAAGCTGCAGAAGGAAGCAATAATGCAAACCAATCTAAAGAAAGAGCTGTTAAAGTTAAGAAAAAAGGTAAGGATGCAATAAAGGAAGTACGAAACTTATATGAAGAGAAGAAAAATCATATGCTGCAGGCAATTGAAGAGGGAAAAGTAGTAGATGATATAAAGATTATGGCGGACACTATTGCAGATATATCAGAGCAGACAAACTTACTTGCCCTAAATGCGGCTATAGAGGCGGCTAGGGCTGGGGAACAAGGCAAAGGATTTGCAGTAGTTGCAGAAAGGGTAAGACAACTTGCAGAACAATCTTCACAAGCGGTAACAGGTATTCAAGATACCATTGTAAAGGTTCAGAATGCATTTAAAAATCTATCTGAAAATGGTAATGATGTATTAAAATTTATAAATGAAGATGTAGATCCACAATTCCAGGATTTTGGAAACATGGGAAGTCAATATTATGATGATTCTGATTTTGTTAGCAGAATGTCTGAGGAAATTGCAGCTATGTCTGAAGAACTTACAGCCACAGTGAGTCAAGTAAGCAATGCAGTGCAGGATGTGGCAGAAAATGCGCAGGATTCTAGTGAACATTCAGAAGCAATAAAGGCAAGCATTGATGAAACGGCAAAAGCAATAGTAGAGGTATCCAAAACTGCACAAAGTCAAGCGGAACTTGCTCAAAAACTTAATGAAATGGTTCAAAAATTTAAGATATGA
- a CDS encoding MFS transporter produces the protein MNIKGSVTKRKYLNVILPLFIASMLAYIDRLNISYAALTMNKDLGFTAQVFGMGAGILFFGYVVFEVPGTVFAEKRSPSKWVVRIMLTWGIVTALMGFVHTELQFYIVRFLVGAAEASFYPVCYSAIVPRWFNAKERPKALSILLTSMLVSSIIGSPLAGIILGIAAFGFKGWQMLFILEGTMAFIYGIILIFWLKDSPEDVSWLTPEEKKTIRAEYEREIAVKNSIKKYTLWEALKDKTVLKLCFIYFMWVTGFWGFGFWLPTVLKSVSGLSNSSVSWLIIIPMTAALIGFIINGNSTSKTGERRWHIAIPLFIGAVGMALGALTSNPVLSFICTCVTAIGVYVGMGVWWAVPTSFLSGPAAAGATGLINSIGNLGGFTGPYFVGFIKTSTGSYTAAYMCLAISLVIAGVTMLTLKKKVPADMLEQGNAKQNKIELG, from the coding sequence ATGAATATTAAAGGTAGTGTTACTAAAAGAAAATATTTAAATGTTATTTTGCCATTGTTTATAGCATCTATGCTGGCGTATATTGACAGACTCAATATATCCTATGCTGCTTTGACGATGAATAAAGATCTGGGATTTACTGCACAGGTTTTTGGAATGGGAGCAGGAATCTTATTTTTCGGGTACGTAGTGTTTGAGGTACCTGGAACTGTATTTGCAGAGAAGCGAAGTCCAAGTAAATGGGTTGTTAGAATTATGCTTACTTGGGGCATAGTTACTGCTCTTATGGGTTTTGTGCATACGGAACTTCAATTTTATATTGTTCGTTTTTTAGTAGGAGCCGCAGAGGCAAGTTTTTATCCAGTTTGTTACTCAGCTATTGTTCCTCGTTGGTTTAATGCAAAGGAAAGACCTAAGGCACTTTCAATACTTTTAACTTCAATGCTGGTTTCAAGTATTATTGGTTCTCCTTTAGCAGGCATAATATTAGGTATTGCAGCTTTTGGATTTAAAGGTTGGCAGATGTTGTTTATTTTAGAAGGAACTATGGCTTTTATTTATGGAATCATTCTTATTTTTTGGCTCAAGGATTCTCCTGAAGATGTCAGTTGGTTAACTCCAGAAGAAAAGAAGACAATAAGAGCAGAATACGAAAGAGAAATTGCTGTAAAAAATTCAATAAAGAAATATACATTATGGGAAGCCTTAAAAGATAAGACAGTTCTCAAATTATGTTTTATATATTTTATGTGGGTTACAGGATTTTGGGGATTTGGATTTTGGCTGCCAACAGTACTCAAATCAGTATCAGGGTTGAGTAATTCTAGTGTCAGCTGGCTAATTATAATACCAATGACAGCAGCACTTATTGGGTTCATAATTAATGGTAATTCTACCTCAAAAACAGGAGAAAGAAGATGGCATATAGCTATTCCACTTTTTATTGGTGCTGTAGGTATGGCATTAGGAGCTTTGACTTCTAATCCTGTATTAAGCTTTATATGTACCTGTGTTACTGCCATTGGTGTATATGTAGGAATGGGAGTATGGTGGGCAGTACCTACATCGTTTTTATCTGGTCCTGCAGCGGCTGGTGCTACTGGACTAATTAACTCCATAGGAAATTTAGGAGGATTTACTGGACCTTATTTTGTTGGATTTATAAAAACTAGTACAGGTTCTTATACAGCGGCATATATGTGTTTGGCCATATCACTTGTAATTGCAGGTGTTACCATGCTTACACTTAAGAAAAAGGTTCCAGCTGATATGCTAGAGCAGGGCAATGCTAAGCAAAACAAAATTGAACTAGGATAA
- a CDS encoding MORN repeat-containing protein, translated as MARISRILLILMLVLALAGCEQGTQSSSNQDKANNDKKIASKQNNKEGAKKQKVKFKTGNYTGDIINGKRQGEGQFVWNNGNTYKGQWKDDKIYGQGEITYASKDYYEGDFVNNKKQGQGSFKWSNGDSYTGKLENDKMSGNGTYTFKNGDTYTGEWKNNNIDGKGKYTYKNGNVKEGIWENGKFIRSDESNTLSKGKSDVLANSKNTVSQSNTAEQNKIQEVPKIETADDVPQIPQVEILTPIPC; from the coding sequence ATGGCAAGAATAAGTAGAATACTTCTAATTTTAATGTTAGTATTGGCATTAGCAGGTTGTGAACAAGGTACTCAATCATCTAGCAATCAAGATAAAGCTAACAATGATAAGAAGATTGCATCAAAACAAAATAATAAAGAAGGAGCAAAGAAACAGAAAGTTAAGTTTAAAACTGGTAATTATACTGGAGATATAATAAATGGCAAGAGGCAAGGGGAGGGTCAGTTTGTTTGGAATAATGGAAATACGTATAAAGGTCAATGGAAGGACGACAAAATTTATGGACAAGGTGAAATTACATATGCTTCTAAGGATTATTATGAAGGTGATTTTGTAAATAATAAAAAACAAGGCCAAGGCAGCTTTAAATGGAGCAATGGAGATAGTTATACTGGAAAATTGGAAAATGATAAAATGAGTGGTAATGGAACTTATACATTTAAAAATGGTGACACTTATACAGGAGAATGGAAAAATAATAATATAGATGGCAAAGGCAAATATACATATAAAAATGGGAATGTTAAAGAAGGAATTTGGGAAAATGGGAAATTTATAAGATCTGATGAGTCAAATACACTTTCCAAAGGCAAATCAGATGTATTAGCAAATTCGAAAAATACAGTTTCTCAAAGTAATACTGCAGAGCAAAATAAAATACAAGAAGTTCCTAAAATAGAAACAGCAGATGATGTGCCTCAAATTCCGCAAGTTGAAATTTTGACACCAATACCTTGCTAG